A single region of the Hippoglossus hippoglossus isolate fHipHip1 chromosome 17, fHipHip1.pri, whole genome shotgun sequence genome encodes:
- the LOC117778239 gene encoding transcription factor AP-1-like, with protein MSRKMEATFYDEAVNASNPQHEGTAVYGFNPKTLRQTMTLNLNDPKSFKPQLSAKALDILTSPDVGLLKLASPELERLIIQSCNGLTTPTPTQFVCPKNITDEQEGFAEGFVRALAELHYQQQIPVVLPDALTGATSSAASGAAAPESGGIPYSCTVRSEPPEYTNLGSFGRAASTASAPASERHPPAAYPQPSHNHMDHQLAAAAAHQHQRHTRPHALKEEPQIVPEMSGDSPPLSPIDMENQERIKAERKRMRNRVAASKCRKRKLERVSRLEDRVKNLKNQNTELVSSANVLRDELALLKQKVMDHVNSGCQLILTQQLQAF; from the coding sequence ATGTCCAGGAAAATGGAAGCGACCTTCTACGACGAAGCCGTGAACGCGTCTAACCCTCAGCATGAAGGCACAGCGGTGTACGGCTTCAACCCCAAAACCCTCAGACAGACCATGACTCTGAACCTCAACGACCCGAAAAGCTTCAAGCCCCAGCTCAGCGCCAAGGCCCTGGACATCCTGACCTCCCCCGACGTCGGGCTACTGAAGCTGGCCTCGCCGGAGCTCGAGCGGCTGATCATCCAGTCCTGCAACGGACTCACGACGCCCACCCCGACCCAGTTCGTGTGTCCCAAAAACATCACCGACGAGCAGGAGGGTTTCGCCGAGGGCTTCGTCAGAGCTCTGGCTGAGCTCCACTACCAGCAGCAGATCCCGGTGGTCCTGCCGGACGCGCTGACCGGCGCCACCAGCAGCGCCGCATCCGGGGCTGCTGCGCCCGAGAGCGGCGGGATCCCCTACAGCTGCACGGTGCGCAGCGAGCCGCCGGAGTACACCAACCTGGGCAGCTTCGGCCGAGCTGCGAGCACCGCGTCTGCACCTGCCAGCGAGAGGCACCCACCCGCGGCGTACCCGCAACCCTCCCACAACCACATGGACCACCAgctggcggcggcggcggcgcacCAGCACCAGCGCCACACGCGGCCGCACGCCCTCAAGGAGGAGCCGCAGATTGTGCCCGAGATGTCCGGGGACTCGCCGCCGCTCTCCCCCATCGACATGGAGAACCAGGAGCGCATCAAAGCCGAGAGGAAGCGCATGCGGAACAGGGTGGCCGCCTCCAAGTGCCGGAAAAGGAAGCTGGAGAGGGTCTCCCGGCTGGAGGACAGGGTGAAAAACCTGAAGAATCAAAACACGGAGCTGGTTTCCTCCGCCAACGTCCTGCGGGACGAGCTGGCCCTGCTCAAACAAAAGGTCATGGACCACGTTAACAGCGGCTGCCAGCTCATCTTGACGCAGCAGCTCCAGGCTTTCTAG